The Syngnathoides biaculeatus isolate LvHL_M chromosome 6, ASM1980259v1, whole genome shotgun sequence genome has a window encoding:
- the lactb gene encoding serine beta-lactamase-like protein LACTB, mitochondrial isoform X2: MYRLWVPGRLCPKCWLLPSRVSTLRTSLDRGRARPPDKWSVVNQRRCYASGSNTRFSKNYKFSLVCVCGAGVGLALVFGLKYHARAEKASCDNTAIERQKHRYGAAINASRVLLERIQAEVGAPGLVVGVAVDGVPVWCEGIGYADLENRIPCTPETVMRIASISKSLTSAAAAHLCEEGKLDPDAAIQKYIPEFPQKQFDGQNVTITPRMILSHVSGIRHYEKDPNKVRENKEKAKRLLKPSVKEKKKEKSLCDVKDEQNIQSKETSRGKRKKEFEHEEYYLMDSFESVTQALGLFKDDPLIFKPGTTFLYSTHAYTLLSAVIEQAAGQHFLDVMTNLFRELGMHSTVPDQNEPIIYHRARYYHLNKRGRVVNCPYVDNSYKWAGGGFLSTAGDLLRFGNVLLYSYQMAHVKDTEGLLPGFLKPQTAVELWTAADNTEASWDEDGRYGQGWLVVDKQQKYGQCRKRRHYVSHTGGAVGASSVLLVLPSEEIEQRRGQNVLPQGVVVTIITNMQSVGLNSTALKVAHEFDKARSVGEHDPLSQSKQIGASLN; the protein is encoded by the exons atgTACCGCTTGTGGGTGCCAGGCCGTTTATGTCCCAAATGCTGGCTGCTGCCCTCGCGAGTTTCCACTCTGCGGACGTCACTAGACCGCGGGCGAGCTAGGCCGCCCGACAAATGGAGTGTTGTGAACCAAAGACGATGCTACGCAAGCGGGTCCAATACAAGATTTTCAAAAAACTACAAATTTtccttggtgtgtgtgtgcggggctGGCGTGGGGCTCGCCTTGGTTTTTGGACTGAAGTATCACGCGCGGGCAGAAAAGGCTTCGTGTGATAACACGGCGATAGAGCGACAGAAACATCGATACGGTGCTGCAATCAATGCCAGCCGAGTCCTTTTGGAGCGGATACAG GCTGAAGTCGGAGCTCCCGGACTGGTGGTGGGGGTGGCTGTAGATGGAGTTCCTGTCTGGTGTGAAG GGATCGGTTACGCCGATTTGGAGAATCGCATCCCGTGTACCCCGGAAACTGTGATGCGAATCGCCAGCATCAGTAAGTCGCTCACGTCTGCAGCTGCTGCGCACCTCTGTGAGGAAGGAAAACTCGATCCTGATGCGGCCATCCAGAAATACATACCGGAGTTTCCGCAAAAGCAGTTTGATGGACAGAAT gtCACAATAACGCCTCGCATGATTCTCTCCCACGTCAGTGGTATACGGCATTACGAGAAGGACCCAAATAAAGTGAGGGAGAACAAGGAGAAAGCCAAGCGACTTTTGAAGCCTTCggtgaaggagaaaaagaaggagaaaagcttGTGTGACGTTAAAGATGAGCAGAATATCCAATCCAAAGAAACTTCCCgggggaagagaaaaaaagagttcGAGCATGAAGAATACTACTTGATGGATAGTTTTGAAAGTGTCACTCAGGCTTTGGGACTTTTTAAGGATGACCCGCTCATTTTTAAACCAG GCACAACATTCCTGTACTCCACCCACGCCTACACCCTCCTCAGTGCTGTCATAGAGCAAGCTGCTGGACAGCACTTCCTGGATGTCATGACAAACCTCTTTCGGGAACTTGGAATGCACAGTACTGTGCCCGATCAAAACGAACCAATCATTTACCATCGCGCCAG ATATTATCATCTGAACAAGCGAGGACGGGTAGTGAACTGCCCATACGTGGACAACTCGTACAAGTGGGCAGGCGGCGGCTTCCTTTCCACGGCGGGGGACCTGCTGCGCTTCGGCAATGTTCTACTCTACAGTTACCAGATGGCCCACGTAAAGGACACAGAAGGGCTCCTGCCCGGCTTCCTCAAACCCCAAACTGCCGTGGAATTATGGACTGCGGCGGACAATACGGAGGCCAGCTGGGACGAGGACGGACGGTACGGCCAAGGCTGGCTGGTCGTGGACAAGCAGCAGAAATACGGGCAGTGCCGAAAGCGCAGGCATTACGTGTCGCACACAGGTGGCGCTGTGGGGGCAAGTAGTGTCCTGTTGGTGTTGCCCAGCGAGGAGATTGAGCAGCGCCGGGGGCAGAATGTCCTACCGCAGGGGGTGGTGGTCACCATTATCACCAACATGCAGTCGGTGGGACTCAACAGCACAGCCCTGAAAGTTGCGCACGAGTTTGATAAAGCCAGAAGcgt GGGAGAACATGATCCATTATCTCAATCTAAACAAATTGGAGCATCTCTGAACTGA
- the LOC133502721 gene encoding pro-neuregulin-4, membrane-bound isoform-like produces the protein MMAEHGVPCDEQDAAYCMNGGTCYKLASMETLSCVCNDYYKGSRCEQFQLLISTSNKEQAGLIVAVVLVVLLILVVLAVIVYFTHKMLKAKQQKKQSQIEYWKVKPRV, from the exons ATGATGGCAG AACACGGAGTGCCATGTGACGAGCAGGACGCTGCGTATTGTATGAATGGCGGCACGTGCTACAAACTTGCCTCGATGGAAACGCTGTCCTGCGT CTGCAACGACTACTACAAAGGGAGCCGATGCGAGCAGTTCCAGCTCCTCATCAGCACCTCCAACAAGGAGCAGGCCGGTTTAATTGTTGCAGTGGTCCTTGTTGTCCTCCTCATCTTAGTGGTCTTAGCTGTTATTGTCTACTTTACACACAA GATGCTGAAAGCCAAGCAACAGAAGAAACAGAGTCAGATAGAATATTGGAAAGTCAAACCAAGAGTATGA
- the lactb gene encoding serine beta-lactamase-like protein LACTB, mitochondrial isoform X3, whose protein sequence is MYRLWVPGRLCPKCWLLPSRVSTLRTSLDRGRARPPDKWSVVNQRRCYASGSNTRFSKNYKFSLVCVCGAGVGLALVFGLKYHARAEKASCDNTAIERQKHRYGAAINASRVLLERIQVSPQAEVGAPGLVVGVAVDGVPVWCEGIGYADLENRIPCTPETVMRIASISKSLTSAAAAHLCEEGKLDPDAAIQKYIPEFPQKQFDGQNVTITPRMILSHVSGIRHYEKDPNKVRENKEKAKRLLKPSVKEKKKEKSLCDVKDEQNIQSKETSRGKRKKEFEHEEYYLMDSFESVTQALGLFKDDPLIFKPGTTFLYSTHAYTLLSAVIEQAAGQHFLDVMTNLFRELGMHSTVPDQNEPIIYHRARYYHLNKRGRVVNCPYVDNSYKWAGGGFLSTAGDLLRFGNVLLYSYQMAHVKDTEGLLPGFLKPQTAVELWTAADNTEASWDEDGRYGQGWLVVDKQQKYGQCRKRRHYVSHTGGAVGASSVLLVLPSEEIEQRRGQNVLPQGVVVTIITNMQSVGLNSTALKVAHEFDKARSVKKMPPKSL, encoded by the exons atgTACCGCTTGTGGGTGCCAGGCCGTTTATGTCCCAAATGCTGGCTGCTGCCCTCGCGAGTTTCCACTCTGCGGACGTCACTAGACCGCGGGCGAGCTAGGCCGCCCGACAAATGGAGTGTTGTGAACCAAAGACGATGCTACGCAAGCGGGTCCAATACAAGATTTTCAAAAAACTACAAATTTtccttggtgtgtgtgtgcggggctGGCGTGGGGCTCGCCTTGGTTTTTGGACTGAAGTATCACGCGCGGGCAGAAAAGGCTTCGTGTGATAACACGGCGATAGAGCGACAGAAACATCGATACGGTGCTGCAATCAATGCCAGCCGAGTCCTTTTGGAGCGGATACAGGTAAGCCCGCAG GCTGAAGTCGGAGCTCCCGGACTGGTGGTGGGGGTGGCTGTAGATGGAGTTCCTGTCTGGTGTGAAG GGATCGGTTACGCCGATTTGGAGAATCGCATCCCGTGTACCCCGGAAACTGTGATGCGAATCGCCAGCATCAGTAAGTCGCTCACGTCTGCAGCTGCTGCGCACCTCTGTGAGGAAGGAAAACTCGATCCTGATGCGGCCATCCAGAAATACATACCGGAGTTTCCGCAAAAGCAGTTTGATGGACAGAAT gtCACAATAACGCCTCGCATGATTCTCTCCCACGTCAGTGGTATACGGCATTACGAGAAGGACCCAAATAAAGTGAGGGAGAACAAGGAGAAAGCCAAGCGACTTTTGAAGCCTTCggtgaaggagaaaaagaaggagaaaagcttGTGTGACGTTAAAGATGAGCAGAATATCCAATCCAAAGAAACTTCCCgggggaagagaaaaaaagagttcGAGCATGAAGAATACTACTTGATGGATAGTTTTGAAAGTGTCACTCAGGCTTTGGGACTTTTTAAGGATGACCCGCTCATTTTTAAACCAG GCACAACATTCCTGTACTCCACCCACGCCTACACCCTCCTCAGTGCTGTCATAGAGCAAGCTGCTGGACAGCACTTCCTGGATGTCATGACAAACCTCTTTCGGGAACTTGGAATGCACAGTACTGTGCCCGATCAAAACGAACCAATCATTTACCATCGCGCCAG ATATTATCATCTGAACAAGCGAGGACGGGTAGTGAACTGCCCATACGTGGACAACTCGTACAAGTGGGCAGGCGGCGGCTTCCTTTCCACGGCGGGGGACCTGCTGCGCTTCGGCAATGTTCTACTCTACAGTTACCAGATGGCCCACGTAAAGGACACAGAAGGGCTCCTGCCCGGCTTCCTCAAACCCCAAACTGCCGTGGAATTATGGACTGCGGCGGACAATACGGAGGCCAGCTGGGACGAGGACGGACGGTACGGCCAAGGCTGGCTGGTCGTGGACAAGCAGCAGAAATACGGGCAGTGCCGAAAGCGCAGGCATTACGTGTCGCACACAGGTGGCGCTGTGGGGGCAAGTAGTGTCCTGTTGGTGTTGCCCAGCGAGGAGATTGAGCAGCGCCGGGGGCAGAATGTCCTACCGCAGGGGGTGGTGGTCACCATTATCACCAACATGCAGTCGGTGGGACTCAACAGCACAGCCCTGAAAGTTGCGCACGAGTTTGATAAAGCCAGAAGcgt gaagaaaATGCCTCCAAAGTCACTCTAA
- the lactb gene encoding serine beta-lactamase-like protein LACTB, mitochondrial isoform X4: MYRLWVPGRLCPKCWLLPSRVSTLRTSLDRGRARPPDKWSVVNQRRCYASGSNTRFSKNYKFSLVCVCGAGVGLALVFGLKYHARAEKASCDNTAIERQKHRYGAAINASRVLLERIQVSPQAEVGAPGLVVGVAVDGVPVWCEGIGYADLENRIPCTPETVMRIASISKSLTSAAAAHLCEEGKLDPDAAIQKYIPEFPQKQFDGQNVTITPRMILSHVSGIRHYEKDPNKVRENKEKAKRLLKPSVKEKKKEKSLCDVKDEQNIQSKETSRGKRKKEFEHEEYYLMDSFESVTQALGLFKDDPLIFKPGTTFLYSTHAYTLLSAVIEQAAGQHFLDVMTNLFRELGMHSTVPDQNEPIIYHRARYYHLNKRGRVVNCPYVDNSYKWAGGGFLSTAGDLLRFGNVLLYSYQMAHVKDTEGLLPGFLKPQTAVELWTAADNTEASWDEDGRYGQGWLVVDKQQKYGQCRKRRHYVSHTGGAVGASSVLLVLPSEEIEQRRGQNVLPQGVVVTIITNMQSVGLNSTALKVAHEFDKARSVAPPMT; this comes from the exons atgTACCGCTTGTGGGTGCCAGGCCGTTTATGTCCCAAATGCTGGCTGCTGCCCTCGCGAGTTTCCACTCTGCGGACGTCACTAGACCGCGGGCGAGCTAGGCCGCCCGACAAATGGAGTGTTGTGAACCAAAGACGATGCTACGCAAGCGGGTCCAATACAAGATTTTCAAAAAACTACAAATTTtccttggtgtgtgtgtgcggggctGGCGTGGGGCTCGCCTTGGTTTTTGGACTGAAGTATCACGCGCGGGCAGAAAAGGCTTCGTGTGATAACACGGCGATAGAGCGACAGAAACATCGATACGGTGCTGCAATCAATGCCAGCCGAGTCCTTTTGGAGCGGATACAGGTAAGCCCGCAG GCTGAAGTCGGAGCTCCCGGACTGGTGGTGGGGGTGGCTGTAGATGGAGTTCCTGTCTGGTGTGAAG GGATCGGTTACGCCGATTTGGAGAATCGCATCCCGTGTACCCCGGAAACTGTGATGCGAATCGCCAGCATCAGTAAGTCGCTCACGTCTGCAGCTGCTGCGCACCTCTGTGAGGAAGGAAAACTCGATCCTGATGCGGCCATCCAGAAATACATACCGGAGTTTCCGCAAAAGCAGTTTGATGGACAGAAT gtCACAATAACGCCTCGCATGATTCTCTCCCACGTCAGTGGTATACGGCATTACGAGAAGGACCCAAATAAAGTGAGGGAGAACAAGGAGAAAGCCAAGCGACTTTTGAAGCCTTCggtgaaggagaaaaagaaggagaaaagcttGTGTGACGTTAAAGATGAGCAGAATATCCAATCCAAAGAAACTTCCCgggggaagagaaaaaaagagttcGAGCATGAAGAATACTACTTGATGGATAGTTTTGAAAGTGTCACTCAGGCTTTGGGACTTTTTAAGGATGACCCGCTCATTTTTAAACCAG GCACAACATTCCTGTACTCCACCCACGCCTACACCCTCCTCAGTGCTGTCATAGAGCAAGCTGCTGGACAGCACTTCCTGGATGTCATGACAAACCTCTTTCGGGAACTTGGAATGCACAGTACTGTGCCCGATCAAAACGAACCAATCATTTACCATCGCGCCAG ATATTATCATCTGAACAAGCGAGGACGGGTAGTGAACTGCCCATACGTGGACAACTCGTACAAGTGGGCAGGCGGCGGCTTCCTTTCCACGGCGGGGGACCTGCTGCGCTTCGGCAATGTTCTACTCTACAGTTACCAGATGGCCCACGTAAAGGACACAGAAGGGCTCCTGCCCGGCTTCCTCAAACCCCAAACTGCCGTGGAATTATGGACTGCGGCGGACAATACGGAGGCCAGCTGGGACGAGGACGGACGGTACGGCCAAGGCTGGCTGGTCGTGGACAAGCAGCAGAAATACGGGCAGTGCCGAAAGCGCAGGCATTACGTGTCGCACACAGGTGGCGCTGTGGGGGCAAGTAGTGTCCTGTTGGTGTTGCCCAGCGAGGAGATTGAGCAGCGCCGGGGGCAGAATGTCCTACCGCAGGGGGTGGTGGTCACCATTATCACCAACATGCAGTCGGTGGGACTCAACAGCACAGCCCTGAAAGTTGCGCACGAGTTTGATAAAGCCAGAAGcgt GGCTCCGCCTATGACCTGA
- the lactb gene encoding serine beta-lactamase-like protein LACTB, mitochondrial isoform X1 yields the protein MYRLWVPGRLCPKCWLLPSRVSTLRTSLDRGRARPPDKWSVVNQRRCYASGSNTRFSKNYKFSLVCVCGAGVGLALVFGLKYHARAEKASCDNTAIERQKHRYGAAINASRVLLERIQVSPQAEVGAPGLVVGVAVDGVPVWCEGIGYADLENRIPCTPETVMRIASISKSLTSAAAAHLCEEGKLDPDAAIQKYIPEFPQKQFDGQNVTITPRMILSHVSGIRHYEKDPNKVRENKEKAKRLLKPSVKEKKKEKSLCDVKDEQNIQSKETSRGKRKKEFEHEEYYLMDSFESVTQALGLFKDDPLIFKPGTTFLYSTHAYTLLSAVIEQAAGQHFLDVMTNLFRELGMHSTVPDQNEPIIYHRARYYHLNKRGRVVNCPYVDNSYKWAGGGFLSTAGDLLRFGNVLLYSYQMAHVKDTEGLLPGFLKPQTAVELWTAADNTEASWDEDGRYGQGWLVVDKQQKYGQCRKRRHYVSHTGGAVGASSVLLVLPSEEIEQRRGQNVLPQGVVVTIITNMQSVGLNSTALKVAHEFDKARSVGEHDPLSQSKQIGASLN from the exons atgTACCGCTTGTGGGTGCCAGGCCGTTTATGTCCCAAATGCTGGCTGCTGCCCTCGCGAGTTTCCACTCTGCGGACGTCACTAGACCGCGGGCGAGCTAGGCCGCCCGACAAATGGAGTGTTGTGAACCAAAGACGATGCTACGCAAGCGGGTCCAATACAAGATTTTCAAAAAACTACAAATTTtccttggtgtgtgtgtgcggggctGGCGTGGGGCTCGCCTTGGTTTTTGGACTGAAGTATCACGCGCGGGCAGAAAAGGCTTCGTGTGATAACACGGCGATAGAGCGACAGAAACATCGATACGGTGCTGCAATCAATGCCAGCCGAGTCCTTTTGGAGCGGATACAGGTAAGCCCGCAG GCTGAAGTCGGAGCTCCCGGACTGGTGGTGGGGGTGGCTGTAGATGGAGTTCCTGTCTGGTGTGAAG GGATCGGTTACGCCGATTTGGAGAATCGCATCCCGTGTACCCCGGAAACTGTGATGCGAATCGCCAGCATCAGTAAGTCGCTCACGTCTGCAGCTGCTGCGCACCTCTGTGAGGAAGGAAAACTCGATCCTGATGCGGCCATCCAGAAATACATACCGGAGTTTCCGCAAAAGCAGTTTGATGGACAGAAT gtCACAATAACGCCTCGCATGATTCTCTCCCACGTCAGTGGTATACGGCATTACGAGAAGGACCCAAATAAAGTGAGGGAGAACAAGGAGAAAGCCAAGCGACTTTTGAAGCCTTCggtgaaggagaaaaagaaggagaaaagcttGTGTGACGTTAAAGATGAGCAGAATATCCAATCCAAAGAAACTTCCCgggggaagagaaaaaaagagttcGAGCATGAAGAATACTACTTGATGGATAGTTTTGAAAGTGTCACTCAGGCTTTGGGACTTTTTAAGGATGACCCGCTCATTTTTAAACCAG GCACAACATTCCTGTACTCCACCCACGCCTACACCCTCCTCAGTGCTGTCATAGAGCAAGCTGCTGGACAGCACTTCCTGGATGTCATGACAAACCTCTTTCGGGAACTTGGAATGCACAGTACTGTGCCCGATCAAAACGAACCAATCATTTACCATCGCGCCAG ATATTATCATCTGAACAAGCGAGGACGGGTAGTGAACTGCCCATACGTGGACAACTCGTACAAGTGGGCAGGCGGCGGCTTCCTTTCCACGGCGGGGGACCTGCTGCGCTTCGGCAATGTTCTACTCTACAGTTACCAGATGGCCCACGTAAAGGACACAGAAGGGCTCCTGCCCGGCTTCCTCAAACCCCAAACTGCCGTGGAATTATGGACTGCGGCGGACAATACGGAGGCCAGCTGGGACGAGGACGGACGGTACGGCCAAGGCTGGCTGGTCGTGGACAAGCAGCAGAAATACGGGCAGTGCCGAAAGCGCAGGCATTACGTGTCGCACACAGGTGGCGCTGTGGGGGCAAGTAGTGTCCTGTTGGTGTTGCCCAGCGAGGAGATTGAGCAGCGCCGGGGGCAGAATGTCCTACCGCAGGGGGTGGTGGTCACCATTATCACCAACATGCAGTCGGTGGGACTCAACAGCACAGCCCTGAAAGTTGCGCACGAGTTTGATAAAGCCAGAAGcgt GGGAGAACATGATCCATTATCTCAATCTAAACAAATTGGAGCATCTCTGAACTGA